The DNA window CGTCTCCTTGAAGAATTCGCTCGGGCACGTCCTGCGGACTACACTTTTCTCGAACCGAAGGACTTCAGCGATCTCCGCAGTTCAGCGTTTGGCGGTATCGCGGTATCGCCGTATCGCCGAGTGGAATAGTTTTGCGGAACACGCCCTCGGCTGCACGCGTTGTGGTGAGGTTTAGCTATGTGTGGACGATACGTGAGACGAAGTGACAAACAAAAGATCGCTGAGCATTTCCATGCAAACCCTAGCCCGCAGGATTTGCCGATGCCTGCGGCAGACTACAACGTCGCGCCTACTACTCATCAACCCATCATTCGGCAGAGCAAAGAAACCGGAGAGCGCGAGCTTATCTTGGCTCGTTGGGGCCTCGTGCCGTTCTTCACAAAAGATTTGAAAGAGATCAAGGGGCTATCGACCATCAACGCTCGGGCGGAGACAATTGCCATGTCGCGCACTTGGCGCGAGCCAATGAAGAAGCGACGCTGCCTGATTCCGGTAAACGCTTTTTATGAATGGCCGCAAGAGGGCAAGCCTCCAAAGCAGCCGTATGCCTTTGAGTTGTCGAGCGGAAATCTGTTCGCCTTCGCCGGCATTTGGGACGCATGGAAGGACGGGGAGGGCCACTGGCTCCAGTCGTATGCCATCGTGACGACGGAGGCAAACGAGCTCATGTCACGAATTCATCCGCGAATGCCGGTCATTCTCCACTCACGGGATTACGACCGCTGGCTTGATCGAGACGAGACCGAGCAGCTACCCGTCGATCTGCTGCGGCCCTTCGAGTCGGACGCCATGGAGATGTATGAGGCGAATCCGAAGGTGAACAACGTTCGAAATAACGGGGCTGAACTAATGCGTCAAGCTGAACACGCCGCAGAATCTGGCCAGTTGCCCTTGTGAACAACTTCCGACAAGCGGACTTATCGCTACGAACTTAGAGCCGAGGACCGGTTCTGAATGCGTCCACTTTGTCTGTAGTCGGGTGGCAACCGTACCTGCCGTGTATGCCAGCGCGCACCGAAC is part of the Granulicella aggregans genome and encodes:
- a CDS encoding SOS response-associated peptidase — translated: MCGRYVRRSDKQKIAEHFHANPSPQDLPMPAADYNVAPTTHQPIIRQSKETGERELILARWGLVPFFTKDLKEIKGLSTINARAETIAMSRTWREPMKKRRCLIPVNAFYEWPQEGKPPKQPYAFELSSGNLFAFAGIWDAWKDGEGHWLQSYAIVTTEANELMSRIHPRMPVILHSRDYDRWLDRDETEQLPVDLLRPFESDAMEMYEANPKVNNVRNNGAELMRQAEHAAESGQLPL